The Litorilinea aerophila region GCCCTCTGGCAGCAGGAGGGGCGCACCCATTCCGAGCTGGCCGCCCTGCTCCACATCCATCCCGCCACCGTCACCAAGATGATCCAGCGCATGGAGCAGGCGGGCTTTGTGGAGCGCCGCCGGGATCCCCAGGACCAGCGCGTCTCCCGGGTCTACCTCACCCAGGCGGGCCGGGATATCCGCCAGCAGGTGCGGGCCATCCAGCGGCAGATGGAAGCGGACGCGTTCGCCGGCCTGGAGCCAGCCGAGCGGGAGCAGATTCGCCGGCTGCTGGAGCGAGTCCGGGACAATTTGGCGCGTCTGGCCAGCCTGTGACGGGTAGGTGGCCGCGTACGTAAACCCATGCTTCTGGCATGGTGCGTAGTCCGTGGAGAGGCCCACGCACCATGCGCCACAACATCCACAGGCACATTGACGCCGCTTTGCACGACACAGACACAAAAAGGCTATCTGCTGCAATGAAATCCTTTCGAGAACTGATCCCCTTTCTCCGGCCCTATCGGCTGGCCGTCTTCATGGCCCCGCT contains the following coding sequences:
- a CDS encoding MarR family winged helix-turn-helix transcriptional regulator; the encoded protein is MDHPPGDRPPENPARSSSGEKTPQDTPGHDESLDRLLVHVCRLHYVRAHALLEEIGLYRGQPPLLEALWQQEGRTHSELAALLHIHPATVTKMIQRMEQAGFVERRRDPQDQRVSRVYLTQAGRDIRQQVRAIQRQMEADAFAGLEPAEREQIRRLLERVRDNLARLASL